The Primulina tabacum isolate GXHZ01 chromosome 1, ASM2559414v2, whole genome shotgun sequence genome contains the following window.
CACATGATATTCACGAGGTACATACCTTCTCCTTGACCTAAACTCTGTTGTATAGCATGAAGAATGATGGTTCGAACCTATCCAACATAGGCCAAGGAAATAATGGCAATGGGAATCCCTAAGTGCAAATTTCCTAGGCTACATTAACTTTGATTATAAATCTTTTATATGGTATTACACATTAGGTGTGAAGCCAGTTGTACCGACCAATAAGCTTCATATCAATTCCTTAAAGTAGCCAATACTAGAAACATAGAGATTCACTTTACATCTAGAGCAttagatatttatttattaattttccaaTATATACATTGTCCCTGCATATCAGTATTATTAACTACGTCGTGCTTTAACATATGTTTATATTAATTACTGATAGTAGTAACTAAGAAGACAAGTGAAAGAGCCCATGATCTCTCCACAGATAGCAGTCATTTTGAGAATCCAGCTGATTGGCAGTAGGGTACGGTAGTACAGTTGTCTGTTGCTTGTTTAGTTGAGGCATTAATTGATCAGTATTATGACCATGGTTATTATtactataattataattattaacgAATGTAGTCAATAACAATCCGGGATCATGATCTTGATTTGTGAAACACGATAGCTGATCATGTGCCTGTTTCTCAAGAGCTGCCCAATCCTGAAGCCCACTGCTTTCTAATATTTCTGAGTAACTATCATAGTTAATAGATCCCTGAGACTGATCCACAATTTCTTCTTCACTGGAAATATATCCCCTGCTTGGTAGTTTCATGAATCGTCGATTTAAATTCATCATATTATCATTGGGCACCACTTGATTTCTTGGGTTAAATTGGTAAGGCAGGAGcattttttctaaattttcttcATCGTCGCAGTCACATGGTGAAACATTTATTGCTGCATTGTTAAGCATACGCCTCCTAGTTGACGCCTTGTGGCAGTGATTTTTCTTCTTAAACACTCGACAAATCACCCAGCTTTCTTCTTGCAGCACCTCATCGATGCACACCTTCaattatcatatatatatttttttatatgaataCACGTATATATAATATGAGCACTCACCAGTTCAGAATCCTGCAGATCATAAAATTGATTTTCACTTACATATTCCGTATGATTTTTATGACAactggtagtgaccgaggaactaATGTTGTCATCGAGTCTATATTCATGCATGATCCAATCGGACTTCTGACCATTAGGGGCACGACCCTTGTAGAAAACAAGAGTCTTCCTCGTCCCAATTCGGCTCGAGTTGCTATAGATTACTTTGTCACGGCCAGTAGCCTTCCAGAATCCAGCAGCCGTGGCACGATTCGTGCGTGTGCCTGTTGGGTACTTTTTGTCTTTATGACTGAAGAAGTACCAGTCACTCTGAGGAGTGGATCCAATTTTACACTTTTCTACACCAAaagatatatacatacatacacagttgtatattttcataaaacaatcTGAATGTGTTGCTAGTAATTGATAAACCTTGTATATCCCAGGGCTCAAGCTTGTTAAGATCGACATCCTGGATGACATCCAAATCAATCTTGTCTTGCGCAATCTTCTTCCTCAAGTAATACTGTAAAAGCTCCTCTTCTGTGGGATGAAATCTGAAACCTGGTGGGACTTGAGATTGTCCATTAACGCTGATGCTCATGCTGTCTAGCTCGCCGAGACTATCTTTAGCTTAATTTTGTTCCACAAATTATGCAATATAGTCCCTATATATGTGTGTTTATTATTTGTTTGGACTGAAGATCTAATTACCTAGGCTTGTAATTAAAAGCATGTTGGATTAGATATATATCTAGCAACTCATGGAACTGTTATCTTATCAGGCGCTTACATATTGGTGGTGGGTCTTATTTCATGGCAgttgtgatataaaatatggtgGGGGCAGTGAGTTATTTCCTTACTATGATTAAGACGATGGAATCAACCGCCGATCCACCTAAAGCCCATAATTGCAAATAAAGATAGAGAAAGGTGAATTACATTGATGTGGTTGGGCACGGGCCCCTGCTGTTCTAAACTAATTACATACCAAATGCAATAGATACACGTGCTGGCTCTAACATATTAATTGGTCGCATTCTTGttatctatatttttattttaaatattggaTGGATTGAAATTATTATGGGAAATTTTTTCAAATTGTTCCAGTTACTACGAACTATATATGTCCCTGGATTTCGAAAGTAATAAATCATACGAAACGTATGTAGTACGAAGAGATACCAAGATATATATACACTATAGGGTGGGAGATTTTGATTTTATGAGCTGCTTCCATTAATTCATCGGAATCATGCTGTCCCCTTTTTCTTTTCGTTTCTTTTCAAACATATGTTGTCCTCTTTTCACGTTTTGGATCTATGGAAAGACTTAAAAACCATACACATTAAAGGATGATTAGATATCATATCGAGCAACTTCATTTGCAACCCTCTCTACCTTTTAAGCACACGTCCAAATCCAGCTATTTTGAATCTTGATAGATCATATATATCGACGTCGATCctcataaaatttttatgatttgtaaATGTTTTGGTTCATTAGAGGCCAAATGAAATCTATATGGTGTCGAGATATTTGAAGATTGAAGTAAAGTCATGTTTTAACGAATgtataaatacataaaaaaaaatatagggTTTGGTTGTCTCAACTTGCTTCCTCTACCTCCACCACTGGATCAGACTGAGCAGACTATGGTGTAtgctaataaatatattgatctCGATGTGCTAATGGTGATGATAATTAATCAACCACTAGTAATAATTTTTGGTCATAggtgtcattttattttttctttctttaagATGAAAGACATGTCATTAAATTTAAGTACTTTACAGAATTGGCTGGTTGAGCGGCAACGTGGGTAAAATTTATAAGGGGCAAGAATTAAACCTTGTAACGAAAATAACATTTTgtaacttaaatttttttattggcaaaaacttgtgtgagacggtctcactggtcgtattactttttattgtgaatatcgataggattgacccgtctcacagataaagattcgtgagatcgtctgcCAAGATATCTACTCCTTTTTATTTtaacataatattttgtatttttatcaGAAGCGTGTAGGAAGTTAATATTTATCCAAAGTTTTAGATTTCGCTAGTTCCATGTACTATCGCTAGGAATTTCCATGGTCTCGATAAGAGAGATTCCAGACGATGAATCCCACAATCAATTCGTACCCGTTTATCAGATTCATCCATGCTGAAATAATTTCGCGTTTGTCATCATTATTCAATAtacacaattttaaaaaattatttgaatttgtTTATTGAGTTATTTTATATACGAGGTTACACACATGGTTACACCTTGAATTTGAGATGCATATGTACTATGAGATCGAGTTACACACAAGTTTACATGTTCCTTTTGAGATTGCAAACTACCCTAAatgcattttaattttaaaaatatatttgagagTTTTGTAATCTCAAAAAGAAAACGTAATCGTGTGT
Protein-coding sequences here:
- the LOC142514270 gene encoding NAC domain-containing protein 66-like, producing the protein MSISVNGQSQVPPGFRFHPTEEELLQYYLRKKIAQDKIDLDVIQDVDLNKLEPWDIQEKCKIGSTPQSDWYFFSHKDKKYPTGTRTNRATAAGFWKATGRDKVIYSNSSRIGTRKTLVFYKGRAPNGQKSDWIMHEYRLDDNISSSVTTSCHKNHTEYVCIDEVLQEESWVICRVFKKKNHCHKASTRRRMLNNAAINVSPCDCDDEENLEKMLLPYQFNPRNQVVPNDNMMNLNRRFMKLPSRGYISSEEEIVDQSQGSINYDSYSEILESSGLQDWAALEKQAHDQLSCFTNQDHDPGLLLTTFVNNYNYSNNNHGHNTDQLMPQLNKQQTTVLPYPTANQLDSQNDCYLWRDHGLFHLSS